AAGCAGTTGCGCGAGCAGGTGGACGCGATGGTCGGGCAACCGATCATCAACGATTGAGTCAGTGCTGGCACCAAGAAACGGCATCCGCGAGGGTGCCGTTTTTTTTGGCCTGTCGGGTCAGCCAATGGCCCAACGCCGCACGCTATTTTGAAATATGATGGCGGATATGCGACACTTCGCCCTTACACCATTGTCTAGCGGAACCTGTTGATGAAATTCGTCTCGACCATCGTCGGATTTGTCCTGTTCATCCTGTTTTTCGGCTTCGCGCTGAAGAACACGAAAGAGGTCGACCTGCATTTTTTCCTCGACTATGAATTGCGCGGCCCCCTCGTGCTGATGCTGCTGGCGTTTTTTGTTGCCGGCGCCGCCTTCGGCATCCTGGCCCTGGCGCCGACCGTGTTCCGTCAGCGCCGCGAAAAATGGCAGCACAAGTACACCATCCAGGCTCTGCAAAGCGCCGCTGGTACCGGTGTGGTCGCCACCACGCCACCGCCGCCGGATGCCGTTCCACCGGTTGCACCCCGCCACTAACAACAGAACACCATGGATTTCGAACTCTGGATGCTGCTTGGCATCCCCTTCTTCTTTGGCCTGGGCTGGCTCGCTGCCCGGGTCGACATCAACGAGGTGGTCTCCGAGTCGCGCACGCTGCCGCGCGGCTACTTCAAGGGCCTGAACCACCTGCTCAACGACCAGCCCGACAAGGCGATCGATTCGTTCATCGAGATCGTCAAGCTCGACCCTGAATCGAGCGACATGCACTTCGCGCTGGGCAATCTGTTTCGCCGCCGCGGCGAGACCGAGCGCGCCATCCGCGTGCACCAGAACCTGCTGGCGCGTCCCGACTTGCCGAGCGAAGAGAAAGCGCATGCGCAGTACGAGCTGGGCATCGACTACCTGAAAGCCGGTCTGCTGGATCGCGCCGAGGAATCGTTCAATGGCCTGGCCGACACGCCGTATGCGGTGCAGGCGCGCCGCTCGCTGCTGGAAATCTACCAGCGCGAAAAGGAATGGAAGCGCGCCATCGAGGCGGCCGAAGACTTGCAGGCGTCCGGCGCCGGCGCACGCCAGATCGAGATCGCCCAGTTCTATTGCGAACTGGCAGCCGACGCGCTGGTGCACATGGCACCGAGCGACGCGATGCTGCTGCTGGACAAGGCGCTGGAAGCGAATCGCCACAGCGTGCGCGCGACCATCCTGCGCGGCGACGCGCTGCTGGCCCAGGGCGACGTCGAAGAAGCCCTGAAGACCTGGCGCCGCGTGGAGCAGCAAAGCGTGCCACACGTGGCCCTGGTGGCCGCGCGCCTGATGGATGGCTACCGCAAGGTGGGCCGCCCGCAAGAGGGCGTGAATCTGCTGCGCTCGTACCTGGCCGAAGCCTCGTCGATCGACCTGATCGAAGTCGTGTTCAAGGCCGTGATCGAGCTCGATGGCGTCGAAGCGGCCAAGGGCCTGGTGGTGGAAGAGCTGCGCCGCAATCCGACGCTCCTTGGCCTGGACAAATTGCTTGAAGCGCGCCTGATGGATGCACCTGCCCATGTCTGGGAAGAGCTGTCGATGGTCAAGAACCTGGTGCAGCGCTACACGCAGAAGCTGGCGCGCTATCAGTGCAGCCACTGCGGTTTCAAGGCGCGCCAGTTCTACTGGCAATGCCCGGGCTGCAACCGCTGGGATTCGTATCCGCCACGCCGCACCGAAGAACTCAATGTGATGAACTGACCGTTCATCGAACGATCTCAATGACAAGCGCTATGCCCATGACCCCGAGCCGCCTGCTGGTGGCCGACGACTACCGCCAGCAGGCGGCCCCTGAACTGTCCGCCGTGCGCCTGCTGGTGGTGGGCGACGTGATGCTCGACCGCTACTGGTTCGGCGACGTCTCGCGCATCTCCCCGGAAGCGCCGGTGCCCGTCGTGCGCATCGAGCG
The sequence above is a segment of the Oxalobacteraceae sp. CFBP 8761 genome. Coding sequences within it:
- a CDS encoding LapA family protein; amino-acid sequence: MKFVSTIVGFVLFILFFGFALKNTKEVDLHFFLDYELRGPLVLMLLAFFVAGAAFGILALAPTVFRQRREKWQHKYTIQALQSAAGTGVVATTPPPPDAVPPVAPRH
- the lapB gene encoding lipopolysaccharide assembly protein LapB produces the protein MDFELWMLLGIPFFFGLGWLAARVDINEVVSESRTLPRGYFKGLNHLLNDQPDKAIDSFIEIVKLDPESSDMHFALGNLFRRRGETERAIRVHQNLLARPDLPSEEKAHAQYELGIDYLKAGLLDRAEESFNGLADTPYAVQARRSLLEIYQREKEWKRAIEAAEDLQASGAGARQIEIAQFYCELAADALVHMAPSDAMLLLDKALEANRHSVRATILRGDALLAQGDVEEALKTWRRVEQQSVPHVALVAARLMDGYRKVGRPQEGVNLLRSYLAEASSIDLIEVVFKAVIELDGVEAAKGLVVEELRRNPTLLGLDKLLEARLMDAPAHVWEELSMVKNLVQRYTQKLARYQCSHCGFKARQFYWQCPGCNRWDSYPPRRTEELNVMN